From the genome of Desulfovibrio sp. JY:
GCAGGGTCTCGACCTTGGCGGCGATGGCCCCGCAGTGGTCCACGATCAGATGGGCGAGCTTCTCCACGTCGTCAGCCAGGGTGGAAAAACCGCGTCCGTCGGCGCCAAGGCGGGCGCTTTCGATGCGGGTGGCGATGCCGAGCATGCTCAGGTGCTTGACGATCTTGGAAAAGGCCGCGGTGATGGAGGAAAGTTCCTCGACGATCCTGCCGACATTCTCAATGTCAGCCAGGCTGCGGCGGCCGGCGTCGTTGGCCGAGACATCGGTCAGGTCGGTCAGCTCGCCGGAAAGGCGGCCAAGGGAGGCGTGCATGTCCGCGCCGGCGGTCTGCTCCACCAACTCGTGGGCATTGCGCGAGATCTCCTCGCAGCCCGATTGCAAGGCCATGAGGTTTTCCCCAAGGCCGAGAAAATCCCGTTCGCGCCCTTTCATGAGGGACGACAGGCCGTGTTCCATGCCGCCAAGAGCCGCGCGGCATTGACGCAGCATGTCGAGAGTGGACTGCGCGTGGTGCATGGTATCAGCCATTATTCCCATCTCCGCCGCTTCGGCTTTACGAAGAGCGACGCCGGACATTCGCGCTTGACACTGCCGCGCGCATTTCCAAACAACCCCCACGGACGAGATGCCGGGGTCATGGAGAAACTACACGTTTTTTTGCGGATTTCAAAGGATTCCTTTGCCGTCGTACAAGTCGCGCAACACGCCCCTCTGGCCATTGCACGGTGGAGCGCGATCCGCTTTCCCCGCGAATCTCCTGAAATAGCCAGTATCGTCAACCTAATAGTAGGTTGGAAAGGAAGAAAACATCCGGAGCTTGCAGGCGCAAGGCTAGCGGCGGCGCACCCGCTTGACGACCCAGACGACGACGATGGCCACGACGGCCAAGCCCAATATGGCCAGCTCGGCGTGGTGCACGTTGTCGATCAGCCGGATCAACACGTTTTCCAGAATGCTGCCGAACGCGTAGCCCACCATGGCGAAGGCCACGGCCCAGACGGCCGCACCGATGGCGTTTAAAAAGAAGAACTTGCGCACGGTGATATCGGCCGTGCCAAGGACGAACGGCGTAAGGTTGCGCAGGCCGTAAAAAAAACGGAAAGAGAGAATAAGGATTTCATGATACTTTTTGAGCATGGTATGGACCCGCTCGGCCCGTATCCGCCATTTCTCGCTTTTTTGGATCAACCGGCGGCCGAAGTGGCGGCCGACGAAAAAGGCCGTCTGGTCCCCGGCCAGGCTGCCGGCGAAGGCGAAAAGAATCACGTAGCGCAAATCCAGTCCGAACTGCGGTGACTGGGCGGCGAATCCGGCCAGGAGCAGGATGGTCTCCCCTTCGAGAAACGTGCCGATAAAAAGGGCGAGGTACCCGTATTGCTCAATGATGTGTTTGAAAAATTCGATGGACATCGCCGGCTCCTGATGGGCCTTTGCCCTATTTCCGCAGCGTCTGCGAAAACCTGGGGAAAGTATGCGCTTGCCCGGATTCTGTCCACAACCATGGGCGACGGCACGGCCCGGGGGCTGGCGCTACCTTGTCCTTGTCCGGCTTTCCGGATAAGCTTATCCCCTG
Proteins encoded in this window:
- a CDS encoding DedA family protein, producing MSIEFFKHIIEQYGYLALFIGTFLEGETILLLAGFAAQSPQFGLDLRYVILFAFAGSLAGDQTAFFVGRHFGRRLIQKSEKWRIRAERVHTMLKKYHEILILSFRFFYGLRNLTPFVLGTADITVRKFFFLNAIGAAVWAVAFAMVGYAFGSILENVLIRLIDNVHHAELAILGLAVVAIVVVWVVKRVRRR